The following are encoded in a window of Stigmatella erecta genomic DNA:
- a CDS encoding glycosyltransferase family 2 protein, whose product MGTYPSISLFFPAWNEEDYVERAVTRALDVLPRLTSDFEIIVVNDASTDRTQAIAESLAERIPQLRVITHETNLKLGGAMRTGLSASTKDIVVYTDIDLPWDLRELERALHLMDYLEADMICAFRFDRTSEGPKRIIYSFVYNLLIRSLFDINIKDVNFSFKVMHRRVLESMELRSMGSFIDAELVVKAIRKGFRVFQMGVDYFPRTRGVSTLASPSVILKMVRELVDLYPETLKPQQPHKPVRLPPSVAALHAAPQAKRRTHG is encoded by the coding sequence GTGGGCACCTATCCCAGCATCAGCCTCTTCTTTCCCGCGTGGAACGAGGAGGACTACGTCGAGCGCGCCGTCACCCGCGCGTTGGATGTCCTTCCCCGGCTCACCAGCGACTTCGAGATCATCGTCGTCAACGACGCCTCCACCGACCGGACCCAGGCGATCGCCGAGTCTCTGGCCGAGCGGATTCCCCAGCTGCGCGTCATCACCCACGAGACGAACCTGAAGCTGGGCGGGGCGATGCGCACGGGGCTGTCGGCCTCCACCAAGGACATCGTCGTCTACACGGACATCGACCTGCCGTGGGACTTGCGCGAGCTGGAGCGGGCGCTGCACCTGATGGACTACCTGGAGGCGGACATGATCTGCGCCTTCCGGTTCGACCGCACGAGCGAGGGCCCCAAGCGCATCATCTACTCGTTCGTCTACAACCTGCTCATCCGCTCGCTGTTCGACATCAACATCAAGGACGTGAACTTCAGCTTCAAGGTGATGCACCGGCGGGTGCTGGAGTCCATGGAGCTGCGCAGCATGGGCTCGTTCATCGACGCGGAGCTGGTGGTGAAGGCCATCCGCAAGGGCTTCCGCGTGTTCCAGATGGGCGTGGACTACTTCCCGCGCACCCGGGGCGTGTCCACGCTGGCCTCGCCCTCGGTCATCCTGAAGATGGTGCGCGAGCTGGTGGACCTGTACCCCGAGACGCTCAAGCCCCAGCAGCCCCACAAGCCGGTGCGCCTGCCCCCGTCCGTGGCCGCGCTGCACGCGGCCCCCCAGGCCAAGCGCCGCACCCACGGCTAG
- a CDS encoding ChbG/HpnK family deacetylase, producing the protein MRRATRLIVNADDLGMHPSLDAGILRAHREGIVTSATVLAMGPSAPEAIRQAQAQGLALGVHLALSTRLPCAAPAAEVASVAPGGRLRASWADFARAWLTGRVRRAEVAQELAAQLERARELGAQVDHLDAHQHLHLLPGLRGCVEALAHREGLPVRWPDQLPRATWLQAPGPALKTLLLTVLARTAPRPPPGVRRVSAGGVFEAGRLDEATLLHLLDTLPAGDFEVGCHPGEGTPHVPEDPAWTYGWQAELAALTSPRVKARLQERGIELTTYAGARLAR; encoded by the coding sequence GTGCGACGCGCCACGCGCCTCATCGTCAACGCCGACGACCTGGGAATGCACCCCTCCCTGGACGCCGGCATCCTCCGCGCGCACCGCGAGGGCATCGTCACCAGCGCCACGGTGCTGGCCATGGGCCCCAGCGCGCCGGAGGCCATCCGCCAGGCCCAGGCCCAGGGGCTCGCCCTGGGCGTGCACCTGGCCCTCTCCACGCGCCTGCCCTGCGCGGCGCCCGCGGCCGAGGTGGCCTCCGTGGCCCCTGGCGGCCGGCTGCGCGCCAGCTGGGCGGACTTCGCGCGCGCGTGGCTCACCGGGCGGGTGCGGCGCGCGGAGGTGGCCCAGGAGCTGGCCGCGCAGCTGGAGCGGGCGCGCGAGCTGGGCGCGCAGGTGGACCACCTGGATGCGCACCAGCACCTGCACCTGCTGCCGGGCCTCCGGGGCTGTGTCGAGGCGCTCGCCCACCGCGAGGGGCTCCCGGTACGCTGGCCCGACCAGCTCCCGCGCGCCACGTGGCTCCAGGCTCCCGGGCCCGCGCTGAAGACGCTGCTGCTCACCGTGCTGGCCCGGACCGCGCCGCGCCCGCCGCCCGGGGTCCGCCGGGTGAGCGCGGGCGGCGTCTTCGAGGCGGGCCGGCTCGATGAGGCCACGCTCCTGCACCTGCTGGACACATTGCCCGCGGGGGACTTCGAGGTGGGGTGCCACCCCGGCGAGGGCACCCCGCATGTGCCCGAGGATCCGGCGTGGACCTACGGCTGGCAGGCGGAGCTGGCTGCCCTGACGAGCCCCCGCGTGAAAGCCCGGCTCCAGGAGCGCGGCATCGAGCTCACCACCTATGCCGGGGCCCGCCTCGCGCGCTGA